The proteins below come from a single Desulfitobacterium metallireducens DSM 15288 genomic window:
- a CDS encoding YidC/Oxa1 family membrane protein insertase yields the protein MNIFVQWMTSLLKWLYSLTSFIGIPSYGIAIILLTIIIKSVIYPLTWKQMASMRKTADLQPKMQEIQKKYKSDPETMNAKVMELYKENNVNPASGCLPLVIQLPIFWALYSSLSHFGNYISDPSQAQFLWFDLTMKGSLSDPTSFILPVLSAASTFLQTKISTATSAASAGTGDKNAAAMASTQKSMLYIMPFFMGYITYTVPSGLGLYFVVMNVVSIFQQLYINRKLDSEKEKAAA from the coding sequence GTGAATATATTTGTTCAGTGGATGACGAGCCTTTTAAAGTGGTTATATAGTTTAACATCATTTATTGGAATACCAAGTTATGGGATTGCAATCATTCTCTTAACTATTATTATTAAGTCGGTAATTTATCCTTTGACATGGAAACAAATGGCTTCAATGCGCAAAACTGCTGATTTGCAACCCAAAATGCAAGAGATTCAAAAAAAATATAAGAGTGATCCTGAGACTATGAATGCTAAAGTTATGGAGCTCTATAAAGAAAATAATGTAAATCCAGCATCTGGATGTTTACCCCTCGTTATTCAACTTCCGATTTTTTGGGCATTGTATAGTTCATTATCACATTTTGGTAACTATATTTCAGATCCAAGCCAAGCACAGTTTCTTTGGTTTGATTTAACGATGAAAGGTTCGTTAAGTGATCCAACTTCGTTTATTCTACCGGTATTATCGGCCGCAAGTACTTTTTTACAAACTAAAATTTCTACGGCTACATCTGCTGCTTCTGCGGGAACGGGTGATAAAAACGCTGCTGCGATGGCTTCTACACAAAAATCAATGTTATACATTATGCCATTTTTCATGGGGTATATTACTTACACGGTTCCATCGGGACTCGGTTTGTATTTTGTTGTTATGAATGTTGTTTCTATATTTCAACAGCTTTATATCAATC